In Candidatus Kaistella beijingensis, a genomic segment contains:
- a CDS encoding ABC transporter ATP-binding protein gives MNALKTLNPYFWKHRILLFWGFLFIIASNFFNIYKVQFVGKSVDAISHTETLGFNKQVLIYVAIIVGSSLLTGFFTFMMRQTIIVASRRIEYELKNKIYEHYQELSLTDFKKTTIGDLMNRLSEDVVAVRMYLGPGVMYVVNLLILLIITSIYMLNTSVPMTLWSLLPLPILSFVIYKVSSIINRKSKIMQKSQSAVSTFVQDSFSGIRVIKFFAKEKYIEKNYGIKVKDYQDKALDLAKTEAYFFTIILFVIGLLNVVILFIGGQKYLANELSVGKIADFFLYINILIWPFSMVGWVTSVNQRAEASMARINEFLDMKSEIINTNHEVYPIKGDIEFRNVSYTYPNTGIKALENLSFKIEAGKSLAIMGKTGSGKSTIALLLARLIDPTEGEILVDGKNLKDHNLENYRKFIGYIPQESFLFSDTIENNIGFAIDKPNLKLVEEYAKKADVDKNIIEFKDQYKTMVGERGVMLSGGQKQRIAIARALIKEPKILIFDDSLSALDTETEENILQNIENELQSTTSIIITHRESTANKADKILNLTEVENTASA, from the coding sequence ATGAACGCACTAAAAACCCTAAATCCTTATTTTTGGAAGCACCGAATCCTTTTGTTTTGGGGATTTCTGTTCATTATCGCAAGTAATTTCTTTAATATTTATAAAGTTCAATTCGTAGGAAAATCGGTTGACGCAATTTCTCACACCGAGACGCTTGGTTTTAATAAGCAGGTTTTGATTTACGTTGCCATTATCGTTGGCTCTTCTTTGCTTACAGGTTTTTTTACCTTTATGATGCGTCAAACAATTATTGTTGCATCGCGAAGAATTGAATACGAACTTAAAAATAAAATCTACGAACATTATCAGGAATTGTCTTTAACAGATTTCAAAAAAACCACGATTGGGGATTTGATGAACCGTTTAAGCGAAGATGTTGTCGCGGTAAGAATGTATCTCGGTCCCGGTGTAATGTACGTGGTAAATTTGCTGATTTTGCTGATTATCACAAGTATTTACATGCTCAACACGAGTGTTCCGATGACTTTATGGTCGCTTCTTCCGTTGCCGATTTTATCGTTTGTGATTTATAAAGTAAGTTCCATCATCAACAGAAAATCGAAAATTATGCAGAAAAGTCAATCTGCGGTTTCGACTTTTGTTCAGGACAGTTTTTCGGGAATTCGGGTGATTAAGTTCTTTGCGAAAGAAAAATACATCGAGAAAAATTACGGAATTAAAGTTAAAGACTATCAAGACAAAGCCCTGGATTTGGCAAAAACAGAAGCGTATTTTTTTACCATCATTTTATTTGTCATCGGTTTGTTGAATGTAGTCATTCTTTTTATCGGTGGACAAAAATATTTGGCGAATGAACTTTCCGTGGGTAAAATCGCAGACTTTTTCCTTTACATCAATATTTTGATTTGGCCGTTTTCAATGGTGGGTTGGGTAACTTCAGTGAATCAACGTGCAGAAGCTTCCATGGCGAGAATTAATGAATTTTTGGATATGAAATCCGAAATCATTAATACCAATCATGAAGTTTATCCGATTAAAGGCGACATCGAATTCCGAAACGTTTCCTACACTTATCCGAATACGGGAATTAAAGCCCTGGAAAATTTAAGTTTTAAAATCGAAGCCGGAAAATCTTTAGCAATAATGGGGAAAACGGGAAGCGGAAAATCCACCATCGCACTTCTTCTTGCACGTTTGATTGATCCAACTGAAGGTGAAATTCTTGTTGATGGCAAAAATTTGAAAGACCATAATCTTGAAAATTATCGAAAATTTATTGGTTATATTCCGCAGGAAAGTTTTCTTTTTTCTGACACGATTGAAAATAATATCGGTTTCGCCATTGACAAACCCAACTTGAAATTGGTTGAAGAATACGCAAAAAAAGCGGATGTCGACAAAAACATTATCGAGTTCAAAGACCAGTACAAAACAATGGTCGGTGAACGCGGCGTGATGCTTTCAGGCGGGCAAAAACAGCGAATCGCGATTGCGAGAGCTTTAATTAAAGAACCTAAAATCCTCATTTTTGACGATTCGCTTTCGGCTTTAGATACGGAAACGGAAGAAAACATCCTTCAAAACATTGAAAACGAACTTCAAAGCACGACTTCCATCATCATCACTCACAGAGAATCAACTGCGAACAAAGCAGATAAAATATTGAATCTCACGGAAGTAGAAAACACAGCGTCGGCTTAA
- a CDS encoding DUF4160 domain-containing protein: MYCYDTKHHNIPHIHVQYAEDEAVISIPDGAFSKNLKIPNFSKMHI, encoded by the coding sequence ATGTATTGTTATGACACAAAGCATCACAACATCCCACATATTCATGTTCAATATGCGGAAGACGAAGCGGTAATTTCAATTCCCGATGGGGCGTTTTCAAAGAACTTAAAGATACCGAACTTTTCAAAAATGCACATTTAA
- a CDS encoding DUF1573 domain-containing protein — translation MKNLIKVLPLIAVLSLTSCKKDQKADQLIVEEQQAVEAPVVQTQDELVKEAQSKPLTTLALSEANFDFGKLKKGDHVEHIYEVTNTGTNPLIISQVKPGCGCTVPDYTKDPILPGQKGKITLKFDSTNFDGLVNKQAEVYANVEKAPIVLTFSADIQPN, via the coding sequence ATGAAAAATTTAATTAAAGTATTACCACTTATTGCAGTACTAAGTTTAACGAGCTGCAAAAAAGACCAAAAAGCTGACCAATTAATTGTTGAGGAACAACAAGCGGTTGAAGCTCCTGTTGTGCAAACGCAAGATGAATTAGTAAAAGAAGCACAATCTAAACCATTGACAACTCTGGCTTTATCGGAAGCAAACTTCGATTTTGGAAAATTGAAAAAAGGAGACCACGTTGAACATATTTACGAAGTAACCAACACGGGAACAAATCCTTTAATTATTTCCCAGGTAAAACCGGGATGTGGTTGTACGGTTCCTGATTATACAAAAGATCCGATTCTTCCGGGACAAAAAGGAAAAATCACCTTGAAATTTGACTCTACCAATTTTGATGGCTTGGTGAACAAACAGGCAGAAGTTTATGCAAACGTGGAAAAAGCTCCGATTGTGTTGACTTTTTCTGCCGATATTCAACCAAACTAG
- the rfbD gene encoding dTDP-4-dehydrorhamnose reductase, protein MKKILIIGGKGQLGNCFQKIAPNFEDRYEFNFTDSHTLDITDSEQVSDYFYDYKPDFCINASAYTAVDLAETESEKAFAVNADGVANLAEACTENNCTLIHISTDYVFDGETNISYSEDDFTNPQGVYGASKRKGEELALDLNPKTVVIRTSWLYSEFNKNFVKTMLNLFSIKDELGIVSDQFGQPTNANDLAEAVMKIIETEPKTYGIFHFSNYPETSWFGFASKIAELSNSKIKLNAITTEQFPTPAKRPKRSTMSLDKIEKEYGIEPKHWENSLEECIEILKQDK, encoded by the coding sequence ATGAAAAAAATCCTCATCATCGGCGGAAAAGGACAACTGGGAAACTGCTTCCAAAAAATTGCACCCAATTTTGAAGACCGATACGAATTCAACTTCACTGATTCCCATACTTTAGACATCACCGATTCTGAACAGGTTTCTGATTATTTTTACGATTATAAACCTGATTTCTGTATCAATGCATCTGCGTACACCGCAGTAGATTTGGCTGAAACAGAAAGTGAAAAAGCATTTGCAGTAAATGCAGACGGAGTCGCCAATTTAGCCGAAGCTTGTACAGAAAATAACTGCACCCTAATTCACATTTCAACCGATTATGTTTTTGATGGCGAAACCAATATTTCCTATTCCGAAGACGATTTTACCAATCCGCAAGGAGTTTACGGCGCATCCAAGAGAAAAGGTGAGGAACTTGCTTTAGACCTAAATCCTAAAACAGTGGTTATCAGAACTTCGTGGTTATATTCAGAATTCAACAAAAATTTTGTGAAAACGATGTTGAATTTGTTCTCCATCAAAGATGAATTGGGAATTGTCTCCGACCAGTTTGGGCAACCAACCAATGCGAATGATTTAGCAGAAGCGGTGATGAAAATAATTGAAACAGAACCAAAAACTTACGGAATTTTCCACTTTTCCAATTATCCGGAAACTTCGTGGTTTGGATTTGCCTCAAAAATTGCCGAACTTTCAAATTCAAAAATTAAGTTGAACGCAATCACCACGGAACAGTTTCCAACACCTGCCAAAAGACCGAAAAGAAGCACCATGTCTTTAGACAAAATCGAAAAAGAGTATGGAATCGAACCAAAACATTGGGAAAATTCCTTGGAAGAATGTATAGAAATTTTAAAGCAGGATAAATAA
- the yajC gene encoding preprotein translocase subunit YajC: protein MITIFLQAAPAGDSMLPTMLMMGAMFVGFYFLMIRPQMKKAKQEKNFQESLKVGARVVTTSGMHGRIAQIQDDGVVIETLSGKLKFEKAAISREFTQQRFPDSADDKK, encoded by the coding sequence ATGATTACAATATTTTTACAGGCAGCTCCTGCAGGAGATTCCATGTTGCCGACAATGTTAATGATGGGTGCAATGTTCGTGGGATTTTATTTCCTGATGATCCGTCCACAAATGAAGAAAGCGAAGCAGGAAAAAAACTTCCAGGAATCACTTAAAGTTGGAGCAAGAGTGGTGACCACTTCGGGAATGCACGGAAGAATCGCACAAATCCAAGACGATGGAGTAGTGATTGAAACCCTTTCCGGAAAATTGAAATTTGAAAAGGCGGCAATTTCTCGAGAATTCACGCAGCAAAGATTCCCTGATTCCGCGGATGACAAGAAATAA
- the bshB1 gene encoding bacillithiol biosynthesis deacetylase BshB1 produces the protein MKVDILAIGAHPDDVELGCGGTVAKLISEGKTVAIVDLTQGELGTRGTNFTRAEEAANSAKILGISSRENLKMKDGFLTNSEEHQMQIVKIIRKYQPEIVLANAIDDRHPDHAKAAKLVSDACFLSGLVKIETVSEGENQKPWRPKQIFHYIQWKNIAPDFVIDITNFMEKKIEACLAFKTQFYDPNSTEPMTPIATKDFLESLTYRAQDLGRLSGVEFAEGFTTEKLLAFKNFDGIIL, from the coding sequence ATGAAAGTTGATATTCTTGCAATCGGTGCACATCCAGACGACGTTGAACTCGGTTGTGGCGGAACAGTCGCCAAATTAATTTCCGAAGGAAAAACCGTTGCAATCGTGGATTTAACCCAAGGCGAACTCGGAACACGTGGAACGAATTTCACAAGAGCAGAAGAAGCAGCAAACTCAGCCAAAATTTTGGGGATTTCTTCTCGTGAAAATTTGAAGATGAAAGATGGCTTTCTTACAAATAGTGAAGAACACCAAATGCAGATTGTAAAAATCATTCGTAAATACCAACCAGAAATTGTTTTGGCAAATGCAATCGACGACCGACATCCGGATCACGCAAAAGCTGCGAAATTGGTTTCAGATGCTTGTTTTCTTTCGGGTTTGGTAAAGATCGAAACCGTTTCTGAAGGTGAAAACCAAAAACCGTGGCGACCGAAACAGATTTTTCACTACATCCAGTGGAAAAATATCGCGCCGGATTTTGTGATTGATATTACCAATTTTATGGAGAAAAAGATTGAAGCTTGTCTTGCTTTTAAAACGCAATTTTATGACCCAAATTCCACAGAACCAATGACTCCGATTGCGACAAAAGATTTCTTGGAAAGTTTGACTTACAGAGCGCAGGATTTGGGCAGGCTTTCAGGAGTTGAATTCGCAGAAGGCTTTACAACAGAAAAACTTTTGGCCTTCAAAAATTTCGACGGAATAATTTTGTAA
- a CDS encoding OmpH family outer membrane protein, with protein MKNIRLFSVILLIFAGLLNAQKIGVVDTDYILSKLPQYKEAEARLNSQITSWQTEIQTLQTEFDKKKAALENERVLLVGDQLKQREKEVDDLDKKIKSMINNRFGMMGEINNARSNLTKPFQDQIWNAIKTVSEKNALGIVLDKSNNISVIFLEKRYDYTDKVLDLLLKNSGAKRLESGQKSNVGSPVRNDDEEKVRLMQGTDKRAEEMQQKKKN; from the coding sequence ATGAAAAACATTAGATTATTTTCAGTAATACTCCTCATTTTTGCGGGATTATTGAATGCCCAAAAAATAGGGGTAGTCGATACCGACTATATTTTAAGCAAACTTCCACAATACAAGGAAGCCGAAGCAAGGCTCAATTCGCAGATTACCAGTTGGCAAACAGAAATTCAAACCCTCCAAACTGAGTTTGATAAAAAGAAAGCGGCTCTTGAAAACGAGCGTGTCCTTTTGGTTGGTGACCAGCTGAAGCAGCGTGAGAAAGAAGTGGATGATTTGGATAAAAAAATTAAATCCATGATTAATAACCGCTTCGGTATGATGGGCGAAATCAATAATGCAAGGTCCAACCTCACCAAACCTTTCCAGGATCAGATCTGGAATGCCATTAAAACGGTATCAGAAAAAAATGCTTTGGGCATAGTTCTTGATAAAAGCAACAACATTAGTGTAATTTTTCTTGAAAAAAGGTATGATTACACAGATAAAGTGTTAGATTTGCTGTTGAAAAATTCCGGCGCAAAAAGATTAGAATCAGGGCAAAAAAGCAATGTCGGAAGTCCGGTACGAAACGACGATGAAGAAAAAGTTAGATTGATGCAGGGAACCGATAAAAGAGCGGAAGAAATGCAGCAAAAAAAGAAAAATTAA
- a CDS encoding MGH1-like glycoside hydrolase domain-containing protein — MMSEKERLHDENWKKWGPYVSNRQWGTVREDYSHNGNAWGYTTYDEAMSRAYRWSEDGIAGICDSKQRLCFAFSFWNKKDKMIKERFFGLSNYQGNHGEDVKEIFYYLDNTPSHSYMKMVYKYPIEAFPYDEIIQKNTERSKSEPEFEIVDTGIFNNNNYFDIFIEYAKINHDDFLIRVTAFNRSSKKASLVILPTLWFRNNWRWGYGTYIPKLKSSVNGIIDIEHDSIPMKKLYARNQNTTALFCNNETNPQVIPNIETDAEYYKDGINNFLVKDDEDAINPEKFGTKASFYIDAEIEAGESQIFDFRLSPHEMQDAFFDFDEIFSLRQKESDEFYSEIQCEIQDDEEKNIQRQAFAGLLWNKQFYHYNVSKWLKGDPKFVAPRNFDHYVRNSEWEHMQNKDIISMPDKWEYPWFATWDLAFHCVPFALIDSEFAKHQLKLLTKEWYIHPNGQLPAYEWDFSDVNPPVHAWSTFRVFKIDEKINGKPDIPFLESVFQKLLLNFTWWVNRKDKNGNNVFGGGFLGLDNIGAFDRNMQFKNGDHLEQADGTSWMAMFALNMMRISMELALYNPVYEDMAIKFFEHYLYIAEAMENIGETKNGLWNEEDGFFYDLLQLNNGDSISLKLRSIVGLIPMFAVEIVEHEMLEKLPNFTARMEWILKNKPELANLVSHWEVEGKGGKHLMSVLRKTRLTRILKRMSDPNEFLSDYGIRSMSKVYEDKPFKFSVDGQDFTVKYTPAESDSRMFGGNSNWRGPIWFPINFLIVESLQRFHYYYGESLQIDYPTGSGEIRNLEFVADDLSYRLRSIFMKDKDGNMPFNGGNELLNHDEFFKNYIMFYEYFNGDTGMGIGASHQCGWTATVAKLIQPRM; from the coding sequence CTACAGCCACAACGGAAATGCATGGGGTTACACCACTTATGACGAGGCAATGAGCAGAGCATATCGATGGAGTGAGGACGGAATTGCAGGAATTTGCGACAGTAAACAGCGACTTTGTTTTGCCTTTTCATTTTGGAATAAGAAGGACAAAATGATTAAGGAACGATTTTTCGGATTGAGCAATTATCAGGGAAATCATGGTGAAGATGTGAAGGAAATCTTTTATTATCTTGATAATACGCCGTCGCATTCTTATATGAAGATGGTTTACAAATATCCGATTGAAGCGTTTCCTTATGATGAAATTATTCAGAAAAATACTGAAAGAAGCAAATCAGAACCCGAATTTGAGATTGTAGATACGGGAATTTTTAACAACAATAATTACTTTGACATCTTCATCGAATACGCAAAAATCAACCACGATGATTTTCTAATTCGGGTAACTGCATTCAACAGAAGTAGTAAAAAAGCGTCTTTGGTGATTCTTCCAACGCTTTGGTTTAGAAATAATTGGAGATGGGGTTATGGAACGTACATTCCAAAACTAAAATCTTCGGTGAACGGAATTATTGATATTGAACATGATTCCATTCCCATGAAAAAATTGTACGCAAGAAATCAAAATACTACCGCCCTATTCTGCAATAATGAAACGAATCCTCAAGTGATTCCGAATATTGAAACAGATGCAGAATATTATAAAGACGGCATCAATAATTTCTTGGTTAAAGATGATGAAGACGCCATTAATCCTGAAAAATTCGGAACAAAAGCAAGTTTTTATATTGATGCGGAAATAGAGGCGGGTGAAAGTCAAATTTTTGATTTTAGGTTAAGTCCACACGAAATGCAAGATGCGTTTTTTGACTTCGACGAAATCTTCAGTTTAAGACAAAAAGAATCCGACGAATTCTATTCAGAAATTCAATGCGAAATCCAAGATGATGAAGAAAAAAACATTCAAAGACAGGCATTTGCAGGACTTTTATGGAATAAGCAATTCTACCACTATAATGTTTCAAAATGGTTGAAAGGCGACCCAAAATTTGTCGCTCCACGAAATTTCGACCATTACGTTCGAAATTCCGAGTGGGAACACATGCAGAACAAGGACATTATTTCTATGCCCGACAAATGGGAATATCCGTGGTTTGCAACTTGGGATTTAGCTTTTCATTGTGTTCCTTTTGCACTGATTGATTCGGAATTTGCAAAACATCAATTGAAATTGTTGACAAAAGAGTGGTATATCCATCCGAACGGACAACTTCCTGCGTATGAATGGGATTTCAGCGACGTGAATCCGCCTGTTCATGCATGGTCAACTTTCCGAGTTTTTAAAATTGATGAAAAAATTAACGGAAAACCTGATATTCCTTTTTTAGAAAGCGTTTTTCAAAAACTATTACTCAATTTTACTTGGTGGGTAAATAGAAAAGATAAAAACGGCAACAACGTTTTCGGTGGCGGATTTTTAGGATTGGATAACATAGGTGCTTTTGACCGAAATATGCAGTTCAAAAACGGCGACCATTTGGAACAAGCCGATGGAACCAGTTGGATGGCAATGTTTGCTTTAAACATGATGCGGATTTCGATGGAATTGGCGCTTTACAATCCTGTTTACGAAGATATGGCGATTAAATTTTTCGAGCATTATCTGTATATTGCAGAAGCCATGGAAAATATTGGGGAAACTAAAAACGGTTTATGGAACGAGGAAGACGGTTTTTTTTATGATTTGCTACAGTTAAACAATGGTGATTCTATTTCCTTAAAGTTAAGAAGTATCGTTGGTTTAATCCCCATGTTTGCTGTGGAAATTGTGGAACACGAGATGTTGGAAAAACTTCCGAATTTCACCGCTAGAATGGAATGGATTCTGAAAAATAAACCTGAACTCGCCAATCTTGTTTCGCATTGGGAAGTGGAAGGAAAAGGCGGAAAACATTTGATGAGCGTTCTAAGAAAAACTCGTCTTACAAGGATTTTAAAGAGAATGAGTGATCCGAATGAATTTCTTTCCGATTATGGAATTCGCTCTATGTCTAAAGTTTACGAAGACAAACCTTTCAAATTTTCTGTTGACGGGCAAGATTTTACCGTAAAATACACCCCTGCCGAAAGTGACAGCCGAATGTTTGGCGGAAACAGCAATTGGCGCGGACCGATTTGGTTCCCGATTAATTTCCTTATTGTTGAAAGTCTGCAACGTTTCCATTATTATTATGGTGAAAGTCTGCAAATAGATTATCCGACAGGAAGTGGCGAAATAAGAAATCTCGAATTTGTTGCAGATGATTTGAGTTACCGATTACGTTCGATTTTCATGAAGGACAAAGATGGAAACATGCCTTTTAATGGGGGAAATGAACTGTTGAACCATGATGAATTTTTTAAAAACTACATCATGTTTTACGAATATTTCAACGGCGATACAGGAATGGGAATCGGTGCATCGCATCAATGTGGATGGACCGCAACGGTCGCAAAACTGATCCAGCCGAGAATGTGA
- a CDS encoding DUF3276 family protein, whose protein sequence is MSDYKERHENEIFTKVLKAGRRTYFFDVRETKAGDYYLTITESKKNFGENGEATFEKHKIYLYKEDFKSFEDMFKESTDFIISQKGEDVISEKHDKDFKSRSFTIESDEEIE, encoded by the coding sequence ATGAGTGACTACAAGGAACGCCACGAAAACGAAATTTTCACCAAGGTGTTGAAAGCAGGCAGAAGAACATATTTCTTTGATGTGCGCGAAACGAAAGCGGGAGATTATTATCTTACAATTACCGAAAGCAAAAAGAACTTTGGGGAGAATGGTGAAGCGACTTTCGAGAAACATAAAATCTATCTTTACAAGGAAGATTTCAAGAGTTTTGAGGACATGTTTAAAGAATCAACCGATTTTATAATCTCACAAAAAGGTGAGGATGTGATTTCCGAGAAACACGACAAAGACTTCAAGTCACGCTCGTTTACGATTGAATCGGACGAGGAAATTGAATAA
- a CDS encoding OmpH family outer membrane protein: protein MKKLSVLFAAVMMLMTVGVAKAQKVASMDYEAVLAAMPETKKMTTDLDTFSKTKGDELNKQAEAFQKEVQAYQAEGAKMTEAQRTAKESELQKKQQNLQQLQQTAQQDLASRRDTAVKPIIEKLNNAVNKVAKANGFDFIIDATALIYKGGPDATPLVKKELGL from the coding sequence ATGAAAAAATTAAGTGTATTATTTGCAGCAGTGATGATGTTGATGACCGTTGGAGTTGCAAAAGCTCAGAAAGTGGCATCTATGGATTACGAAGCAGTTTTAGCTGCAATGCCAGAAACAAAAAAAATGACTACAGATTTAGATACGTTCAGCAAAACAAAAGGTGACGAACTAAACAAACAGGCAGAAGCTTTCCAGAAAGAAGTTCAAGCTTACCAGGCAGAAGGTGCTAAAATGACAGAAGCACAAAGAACAGCCAAAGAAAGCGAATTGCAGAAAAAACAACAAAATTTGCAACAGCTTCAGCAAACTGCTCAACAAGATTTGGCTTCGAGAAGAGATACAGCGGTTAAACCAATCATCGAAAAATTGAACAACGCAGTGAATAAAGTTGCTAAAGCAAACGGTTTCGATTTTATTATTGACGCGACTGCATTGATTTACAAAGGAGGTCCAGATGCGACTCCGCTTGTTAAAAAAGAGTTAGGTCTGTAA
- the nusB gene encoding transcription antitermination factor NusB codes for MLGRRQIREKVVESLYSYHQNPIKFDVLEKNMFSEIEKIYHLYIYQLNFLVALKNLAERQIEIGKNKYLKTESEINPNQKFINNQILNKIEENEERLSFTSKHQELKWDQHDDLLVKTFQRMTAGKRYQDFMKEDGYSFEEDQKFIGKLFLRYIAENEDFHEHLEEKEMSWADDFHISNSMIQKTIGYFKEDEPSHTLIRMIKDDEDREFAAKLLRQTLNHWEESEKKLEDKLENWDMDRISLMDKIILIAAISEIDYFPLTPGRVIINEYIEISKVFSTDRSNIFINGILDKYTKEINRN; via the coding sequence ATGTTAGGAAGAAGACAAATCCGCGAAAAAGTTGTAGAATCGCTGTATTCTTATCACCAAAATCCCATCAAGTTTGATGTTTTAGAAAAAAATATGTTTTCCGAAATCGAGAAAATCTATCACCTCTACATTTATCAGCTGAATTTTTTGGTCGCGCTAAAAAACTTGGCGGAAAGACAAATCGAAATCGGTAAAAACAAATACCTGAAAACCGAAAGCGAAATCAATCCCAACCAAAAATTCATCAACAACCAAATTCTCAATAAAATTGAGGAAAATGAGGAGAGACTTTCCTTCACCTCAAAACATCAGGAATTGAAATGGGACCAACACGATGACTTATTGGTAAAGACTTTTCAGCGAATGACCGCCGGAAAACGTTATCAGGATTTCATGAAGGAAGATGGGTATTCTTTTGAAGAAGACCAAAAATTTATCGGCAAACTTTTCTTGAGATATATTGCCGAAAACGAGGATTTCCACGAACATTTGGAAGAAAAGGAAATGAGTTGGGCAGATGATTTTCACATCTCGAACTCCATGATTCAGAAGACGATCGGCTATTTTAAGGAAGATGAACCAAGTCACACTTTAATTAGGATGATTAAAGATGATGAAGACCGCGAATTTGCAGCAAAACTTCTGAGACAGACCCTCAATCATTGGGAAGAAAGCGAAAAGAAACTCGAAGACAAACTTGAAAATTGGGACATGGACCGAATTTCTTTGATGGATAAAATCATCCTCATCGCAGCAATTTCTGAAATTGACTATTTCCCATTAACTCCGGGAAGAGTGATCATCAATGAATACATCGAGATTTCAAAGGTTTTTTCTACCGACCGTTCCAACATTTTCATCAACGGAATTTTAGACAAATACACGAAAGAAATAAACAGAAATTAA
- a CDS encoding acyl-CoA thioesterase: MEKELSTTVKVRFSDCDPIGHLNNVKYLEYMLNAREDHVESGYGFTYEEYTKKTGCTWVTVQNEIAYLKEVRYNSKVQISSKTIEIGDRLSKVEILMKSEDGKTIHSILWLTVIYFDMKTRKAATHPEETKALFRKFLVKLEETDFQSRVATFRKHNKTAK; the protein is encoded by the coding sequence ATGGAGAAAGAACTTTCAACCACCGTAAAAGTACGTTTCAGCGACTGCGATCCGATCGGACATTTGAATAATGTGAAATACCTCGAATACATGCTGAATGCGAGAGAAGATCATGTGGAAAGCGGCTACGGTTTTACTTACGAAGAATACACAAAAAAAACAGGCTGTACCTGGGTGACCGTTCAAAACGAAATTGCTTATTTGAAAGAAGTCCGCTACAATTCTAAAGTCCAAATTTCAAGCAAAACCATTGAAATTGGTGACCGACTTTCAAAAGTGGAAATCCTGATGAAGAGCGAAGACGGCAAAACTATTCACAGTATTTTATGGCTCACCGTGATTTACTTTGACATGAAAACACGAAAGGCTGCAACTCATCCTGAAGAAACAAAAGCACTTTTCCGGAAATTCCTGGTTAAATTGGAGGAAACCGATTTTCAAAGCAGAGTGGCAACTTTTAGAAAACATAATAAAACAGCAAAATAA